Within the Flavobacterium sp. N502536 genome, the region GGTGAAGTAAAAGTAATTATCGCTGAACATTACAGTAGAGCTGCAAATGGAGGAATTGGAGCAGCAAAAGCTGCCGGAAACTATGCTGCACAGTTTTACCCAACTAACCTGGCCAACAAAGACGGTTTCCAACAGGTAATCTGGACTGACGATGCTACTCACACGAAACTGGAAGAAGCAGGAACAATGAACGTTTTCTTCAGAATCAACGACACTTTACTGACTGCTCCAACAAGCGAAAGAATTTTAGATGGTATCACCAGAAAAAGTTTGATTGCTATGGCAGAAAAAGAAGGTCTTAAAGTTGATGTTCGTCCGGTTCTGGTATCAGAATTGGTAGAAGCCGCAAAAAGCGGAGCATTAAAAGAAATTTTCGGAGCAGGAACTGCCGCTGTAATAAGCGTAATTAAAGGTTTCTCTTATCAGGATGTGTACTACGAAATGGCACCGCTTGAGAATTCTTACGCTTCTTTATTGAAAGAAAAATTAACAAGTCTTCAAAACAAACTTTCAGAAGATACTTTTGGCTGGACTGTAAAAGTACAGTAAGCAAAGACACCTCTATAAAACAAACCCGACAGATTTCAAAAACCTGTCGGGTTTGTTATTTTAAAGCAATTTTGAAAAATCAGGTTTAAAATAATTAGGACCTTTCATCACTTTTCCGTCTTCTCTGTAAATCGGCTGGCCGTCTTCGCCCAACTTACTCATATTACTACGCTGAATTTCATCAAAAACAGCTTCAATTTTATCCTGCAAACCGTGCTCGATAATGGTTCCGCACAAAATATACATCATATCTCCAAGAGCATCAGCAATTTCAAGTAAATCATTGTTTTGAACCGCTTCCAGGTACTCCTCATTTTCCTCTTTCATTAAATTATAACGAAGCAGTTTTTTAGTCTCTCCCAAATCAGCAATTGGCGCCAGACTATGTCCTATTCTAAAAGCAGTATGAAATTCAGTAACTGCATCAAGTTGTTTCTTCATGATATTATTTGATTAAATGAAATGGCAAATTAGCAACAATTCGTATACAATTCTCTAAATTTGCCAAAAATAATTTTTAACTATGTTTAGTCAAGGACAATTAATATTCGGACTCTGTTTTTTTATTGCATTCGTAATCGTAATGATATTCGCTTATCGAAAGGATCTTGCTTTACACAAGGTTTTTTACAAGGGAAATTATAAGGTACTACTCGTCTTCTTACTTTTTATCGCCATTTTATTTGTGATCAAATTTTTCTTCAAAAGATAATTCCAAAAAGGAATTTCACTATTGGAACGCAACTGATTTTAACCGGAGAGCTGTAATTTCAATACTCAGCAACATTGCCCACCACAATATTCTTTTGAGGTTATATAATTAAAGAGCTTTTAGAACGTTTTATCTGGAACTTTTCCGGATGAGGACAATTGTATAAAATATACTTTTATCACCCTGTTATTAGTGCGACTAGTAATAAATTTTATAACTTTACGACTCCAAATAAACCAGCCCAATGAAGATTCTTAAATACTTATTCCTTCTATTATTATTAAGCCTTGTTGCCCTTACTGTTTTTGTTGCTACTCAAAAAGGAATCTTTTCTGTGGAGAGAAGCAAAGTAATCAACTCACCAAAAGCTACGGTATACAATTACCTCAATGATTTTAGAAATTATGAAGATTTTGAATCCTGGTCTGTTGAAGATTCTTCCATC harbors:
- a CDS encoding branched-chain amino acid aminotransferase, with amino-acid sequence MSTTQTHKIEIRKATSSKISGVDFQNLSFGSVFTDHLFECDFKNGEWQNPVVKPYAPILMDPSSKVFHYGQAIFEGMKAYKDDNNDVWLFRPDENFKRFNASAVRMAMPEIPESIFMDGLNELLKIDQEWIQKGNGSSMYIRPFMIATGAGVVANPSDEYKFMILLSPAQSYYAGEVKVIIAEHYSRAANGGIGAAKAAGNYAAQFYPTNLANKDGFQQVIWTDDATHTKLEEAGTMNVFFRINDTLLTAPTSERILDGITRKSLIAMAEKEGLKVDVRPVLVSELVEAAKSGALKEIFGAGTAAVISVIKGFSYQDVYYEMAPLENSYASLLKEKLTSLQNKLSEDTFGWTVKVQ
- a CDS encoding nucleoside triphosphate pyrophosphohydrolase family protein, encoding MKKQLDAVTEFHTAFRIGHSLAPIADLGETKKLLRYNLMKEENEEYLEAVQNNDLLEIADALGDMMYILCGTIIEHGLQDKIEAVFDEIQRSNMSKLGEDGQPIYREDGKVMKGPNYFKPDFSKLL